The Deferrivibrio essentukiensis DNA window TCCTAAAAAAACGAGTTAGATACAACAATCAGGTAGAAAACAGGTATCCATACCTGCTTGATGAATTTAAAGATGATAAGGGTAAGATAATTTTATCCAAGCCAAATACAGTATGGAGTGCAGATATAACATACATAAAATTAGAGAAAGGTCATGCTTATCTTGCGGCAATATTGGATTGGTATAGTAGAAAGGTGCTTTCTTGGAGATTATCGAGTACTATGGATACTGAACTTGTGGTCTCTGTAACAAAAAGTGCAATTGAGAAG harbors:
- a CDS encoding DDE-type integrase/transposase/recombinase — translated: MLSKPNTVWSADITYIKLEKGHAYLAAILDWYSRKVLSWRLSSTMDTELVVSVTKSAIEK